The following proteins are encoded in a genomic region of Cryptococcus gattii WM276 chromosome I, complete sequence:
- a CDS encoding Ras2 protein, putative (Similar to TIGR gene model, INSD accession AAW45918.1) produces the protein MLFKITVLGDGGVGKTAITVQFTMSSFVETYDPTIEDCYRKQWVVDDQPCLLEVLDTAGQEEYTALRDQWIREGEGFLIVYSITSRPTFERVEHVVERVLRVKDESGLPLPSSSSNPYGLSTTDGSGSGSRGGGGSGSGMWAARVPIVIVGNKKDMFHSREVSTDEGASLAKRLGCEFFEVSAKTNSNVEAAFKCLVKKIKLGRQGGAGEESVMPTERIGGKRKKKHKCVVL, from the exons ATGCTCTTTAAGATAACTGTCCTCGGCGACGGAGGTGTCGGTAAGACTGCCATAACAGTCCAA TTTACCATGTCTTCTTTCGTCGAG ACATACGATCCTACCATTGAAGATTGTTACCGCAAACAATGGGTTGTAGACGATCAGCCCTGTTTACTTGAAGTTCTGGATACTGCTGGACAAG AGGAATACACGGCACTGCGCGACCAATGGATACGTGAAGGCGAAGGATTCCTGATCGTGTACTCTATAACCTCTCGACCGACATTTGAACGTGTCGAGCATGTAGTCGAGCGAGTCCTTCGCGTCAAGGATGAATCGGGTTTACCCCTCCCTTCGTCGTCTTCCAACCCCTATGGCTTATCAACAACAGATGGGAGTGGAAGTGGAAGTAGGGGCGGGGGCGGGAGCGGGAGCGGGATGTGGGCAGCACGGGTACCGATCGTGATTGTGGGGAACAAGAAGGACATGTTCCATTCCAGAGAAGTATCAACGGATGAAGGGGCCAGTTTGGCCAAACGGCTAGGCTGTGAATTCTTTGAAGTGAGCGCCAAGACGAATAGTAATGTAGAGGCCGCGTTCAAGTGTTTGGTCAAGAAGATCAAGTTGGGGAGACAAGGTGGTGCAGGTGAAGAGTCGGTGATGCCGACAGAAAGGATAGgtgggaaaaggaagaagaagcacAAGTGTGTGGTGCTCTAG
- a CDS encoding 60s ribosomal protein L4-B, putative (Similar to TIGR gene model, INSD accession AAW45847.1), protein MAARPTVTVWSATGESSGSLPLPAVFTAPIRLDVVQQVHKSIAKNRRQAYAVAENAGHQTSAESWGTGRAVARIPRVGGGGTQRSGQAAFGNMCRGGRMFAPTKTWRKWHVKVNQNQRRYAVASALAASALPSLVLARGHRIEQIQEVPLVLSSSIESTDKTKAAVELLKTVAAYPDISKVSNSRKIRAGKGKMRNRRYRQRRGPLVVYAKDEGIVRAFKNVPGVETCPVESLNLLQLAPGGHVGRFIIWTESAIAALDSVYEKKSGFNLPTAKISTADVTRLINSDEIQSVVRPAGQAVQKRPFTQKKNPLRNKAVLFRLNPYAKTLRRQELLASQRKAKGSVKKSVPGAAGKEFLEILHAA, encoded by the exons ATGGCCGCTCGTCCCACCGTCACCGTCTGGTCTGCCACCGGCGAGTCCTCTGGCTCTCTCCCCCTCCCCGCCGTCTTCACCGCCCCCATCAGGCTTGACGTCGTCCAGCAGGTCCACA aGTCTATCGCCAAGAACCGTCGACAGGCTTACGCCGTTGCTGAGAACGCCGGTCACCAGACCTCTGCCGAGTCTTGGGGTACCGGTCGTGCCGTTGCCCGTATCCCCCGTGTTGGCGGTGGTGGTACCCAGCGATCTGGCCAGGCCGCTTTCGGTAACATGTGCCGAGGCGGTCGAATGTTCGCCCCTACCAAGACCTGGAGGAAGTGGCACGTCAAGGTGAACCAGAACCAGCGACGATACGCCGTTGCTTCCGCCCTCGCTGCCTCTGCTCTCCCCTCTCTTGTCCTCGCCCGAGGCCACAGGATCGAGCAGATCCAGGAGGTCCCCCTCgtcctctcttcttccatcgAGTCCACCGACAAGACCAAGGCTGCCGTCGAGCTCCTCAAGACTGTCGCTGCCTACCCCGACATCTCCAAGGTTTCCAACTCTAGGAAGATCAGGGCCGGTAAGGGTAAGATGAGGAACAGGAGGTACAGGCAGAGGAGGGGTCCCCTCGTCGTCTACGCCAAGGACGAGGGTATCGTCAGGGCTTTCAAGAACGTCCCCGGTGTCGAGACCTGCCCCGTTGAGTCCCTCAACCTCCTCCAGCTCGCCCCTGGTGGTCACGTTGGTCGATTCATCATCTGGACCGAGTCTGCCATTGCCGCCCTCGACTCTGTCTACGAGAAGAAGTCTGGCTTCAA CCTCCCTACCGCCAAGATCTCTACTGCTGACGTCACCCGTCTCATCAACTCTGACGAGATCCAGTCTGTCGTCCGACCCGCCGGTCAGGCCGTCCAGAAGA GGCCCTTCACCCAGAAGAAGAACCCTCTCCGAAACAAGGCTGTCCTCTTCCGACTCAACCCTTACGCCAAGACCCTCCGACGACAGGAGCTCCTCGCTTCCCAGCGAAAGGCCAAGGGCTCCGTCAAGAAGTCTGTTCCTGGCGCTGCTGGCAAGGAGTTCCTCGAGATTCTCCACGCTGCTTAA
- a CDS encoding Dolichyl-phosphate-mannose-protein mannosyltransferase, putative (Similar to TIGR gene model, INSD accession AAW45848.1), whose product MHRGIPSPPAIRRHTATQHTPWENRVPPSSYGSARPHSALLESTPHDDAELPLYKDTNMELKRRFEEKQPVHLEQPVVDDDQGKWGKGYGAGPGIGGRRGLPPRQRIPGWKGIVLEHEEWVWAGVYTLLSMITRFWRIGAANYVVWDEAHFGKFGTHYINRDFYFDVHPPLGKMLVGLAGLLSGYQGNFEFKSGVAYPEDVPYTAMRVMLASFGVALVPLAWFTSGEMGWSRWTRHWVTICVLCDIGWLCISRFILLDSMLLFFTFTTTLGLVKFRNQRHAPFSDDWWIWLVFTGWSIGCVCSVKWVGMFITALVGLYTIEDLWEKFGDLSMPIRTYITHWIARIACLIILPFIVYASCFKMHFLILNRSGPGDAQMSSLFQAHLRGNDFAESPLEIAYGSTVTLKNYGYGGGLLHSHVQTLPVGSLQQQITCYHYKDENNNWQIVPPWGADPVDPDGPIRFLKDGDEIRLVHTQTGRNMHSHAIAAPVTKESWEVSGYGNLTIGDANDLWVIEVVDDTHTSKKDNENGRIHSLTTRMRLKHRELNCYLRAANAVLPQWGFKQVEVSCTKENNPKDLHTYWNVESHWNGRLPPGNAKLYKSPFWRDFVHLNVAMWTSNNALIPDPDKEDILASEPFDWPFLHLGLRMCGWGDHQIKFYLLGTPIIWWFSTVSLAIGLGLAAWYVARMQRGYKEWKAGEWDHWLWAGKVAFGGWALHFFPFLIMGRVTYLHHYLPTLYFAVLMAGHILDHFFFASPTRSHTKKLIWFTVWAGVVILSFWWFKDLALGIYGNVNNHWGWGWRSSWNIYN is encoded by the exons ATGCACAGGGGCATACCATCCCCTCCAGCAATACGCAGACACACAGCCACACAACACACGCCCTGGGAGAACAGAGTGCCTCCCTCATCCTACGGTTCGGCACGCCCACACAGCGCTCTTCTCGAATCAACACCACACGACGACGCAGAGCTCCCGCTCTACAAGGACACCAACATGGAGCTCAAGAGACGCTTCGAAGAGAAGCAACCGGTACATTTAGAGCAGCCCGTCGTGGACGACGATCAGGGCAAGTGGGGAAAGGGTTACGGTGCGGGACCAGGTATCGGCGGCAGAAGAGGTCTGCCGCCAAGACAGAGAATACCGGGATGG AAAGGTATCGTGCTGGAACACGAAGAATGGGTATGGGCAGGGGTCTACACCCTGCTGAGTATGATTACACGATTTTGGCGCATCGGTGCTGCCAATTACGTCGTCTGGGACGAGGCGCATTTTGGAAAGTTTGGGACACACTATATCAATCGTGATTTCTACTTTGATGTCCACCCTCCACTCGGCAAGATGCTCGTCGGTCTTGCAGGTTTGCTGTCAGGCTACCAGGGCAACTTTGAATTCAAGTCGGGTGTTGCGTACCCGGAAGATGTACCGTATACGGCGATGAGAGTAATGCTGGCGAGCTTTGGTGTGGCTCTCGTACCACTTGCCTGGTTTACTTCTGGAGAGATGGGATGGAGTAGGTGGACCAGACATTGGGTGACCATTTGTGTATTGTGTG ACATTGGATGGCTTTGTATTTCCCGATTTATTCTCCTCGACTCCATGCTTTTGTTTTTCACCTTTACTACCACCCTTGGCCTAGTCAAATTCCGTAATCAACGACACGCCCCATTTAGCGATGATTGGTGGATCTGGCTTGTCTTTACGGGATGGTCGATAGGCTGTGTGTGTAGTGTCAAGTGGGTGGGAATGTTTATCACCGCGCTTGTCGGCCTTTACACTATTGAGGATTTGTGGGAAAAGTTTGGTGACCTCTCCATGCCCATT CGCACGTACATCACCCACTGGATTGCCCGAATCGCTTGTCTCATAATCCTTCCCTTCATCGTCTACGCCTCGTGCTTCAAGATGCATTTCCTCATCCTTAACCGATCCGGCCCCGGTGACGCCCAGATGtcttccctcttccaaGCCCATTTGCGTGGTAACGACTTTGCCGAGTCTCCTCTGGAAATCGCCTACGGCAGTACCGTCACCTTGAAAAACTACGGCTATGGCGGTGGTTTGCTGCACTCGCACGTACAGACCTTGCCCGTGGGAAGTCTTCAGCAACAGATTACGTGTTATCACTACAAGGACGAGAATAACAACTGGCAGATCGTACCTCCCTGGGGCGCCGATCCTGTTGACCCAGACGGACCCATTAGATTCTTGAAGGACGGTGATGAAATCCGACTTGTGCATACCCAAACTGGACGAAATATGCATTCACACGCTATCGCTGCGCCAGTCACCAAGGAGAGCTGGGAAGTTTCTGGGTATGGTAATCTTACCATTGGCGACGCCAACGATCTTTGGGTTATCGAGGTCGTCGATGATACCCACACATCCAAGAAGGATAACGAAAATGGTCGTATCCACTCGTTGACCACGCGGATGAGACTCAAGCACCGCGAATTAAATTGTTACCTTCGTGCCGCCAATGCCGTCCTGCCTCAATGGGGTTTCAAACAGGTAGAAGTCTCGTGTACAAAGGAGAACAACCCAAAGGATTTACACACGTACTGGAACGTCGAGTCTCACTGGAACGGGCGAT TGCCCCCTGGTAACGCCAAACTGTACAAATCGCCCTTCTGGCGGGACTTTGTCCACCTCAACGTCGCCATGTGGACATCCAACAATGCTCTCATTCCCGACCCTGATAAGGAAGACATTCTCGCTTCCGAGCCATTCGACTGGCCATTCCTCCACCTCGGTCTTCGCATGTGCGGCTGGGGCGATCACCAAATCAAGTTTTACCTCCTTGGTACACCTATCATCTGGTGGTTCTCAACCGTCAGCTTGGCGATTGGTTTGGGCTTGGCTGCTTGGTATGTGGCGAGGATGCAGAGGGGATACAAGGAGTGGAAAGCGGGAGAATGGGATCATTGGCTTTGGGCAGGTAAGGTGGCGTTTGGTGGCTGGGCTTTGCATTTCT TCCCCTTTTTGATTATGGGTCGAGTTACATATCTTCACCATTAT CTTCCCACATTATACTTTGCTGTTCTCATGGCCGGCCATATCCTTGaccacttcttcttcgcctctCCCACTCGCTCACACACTAAAAAGCTCATTTGGTTTACCGTCTGGGCAGGAGTGGTGATACTGAGTTTCTGGTGGTTCAAGGACCTCGCTCTAGGTATCTATGGTAACGTGAACAACCACTGGGGTTGGGGATGGAGGTCCTCTTGGAATATCTACAACTGA
- a CDS encoding dihydrofolate reductase, putative (Similar to TIGR gene model, INSD accession AAW45849.1): protein MRPLLNALRAMSTTAKPYTPSITAIVAATAENGIGLNGGLPWRLPGEMKYFARVTTGETPSSDPNEQNVVIMGRKTWESIPSRFRPLKNRRNVVISAKGVDLGAAENSAAYTSIPSALSSLSSTTQSGNSPRIFLIGGSTLYTTSLLPSTVPSLDSSTPMPPSFSQPLIDRILLTRILSPFKCDAYLEDFAAHTKPDGTKVWKKASLKEFREWIGWDIEEEVEEKGVKYIFEMWVLNQ, encoded by the exons ATGCGACCACTCCTTAACGCCCTCCGTGCAATGTCAACCACAGCAAAGCCTTATACTCCTAGCATAACAGCCATCGTCGCAGCCACAGCTGAGAATGGCATCGGTCTCAACGGTGGCTTGCCATGGAGATTACCAGGCGAAATGAAGTACTTTGCTCGAG TTACCACCGGTGAAACACCTTCATCAGATCCCAATGAACAGAATGTAGTTATCATGGGCCGCAAGACATGGGAATCCATCCCTTCCAGATTCAGGCCCTTGAAGAACCGTCGGAACGTGGTCATCTCAGCTAAAGGCGTGGATCT GGGAGCTGCGGAAAATTCAGCGGCCTATACTTCCATACCCTCTGCCCTCTCCTCCTTATCTTCTACTACCCAAAGCGGTAATTCACCGCGTATATTTCTCATTGGCGGCTCAACCTTGTACACTACCTCTCTCCTCCCGTCTACCGTTCCCTCTCTCGACTCTTCGACTCCCATgcctccttctttctctcaACCTCTGATCGACCGTATTCTCCTCACTCGAATCCTTTCTCCTTTTAAATGCGACGCATATCTTGAAGACTTTGCGGCACACACAAAACCTGACGGGACCAAAGTCTGGAAAAAAGCTTCTCTCAAAGAGTTTAGAGAATGGATCGGGTGGGATATCGAAGAAGAAGTCGAGGAAAAGGGAGTCAAGTACATATTCGAGATGTGGGTGTTGAATCAATAG